The following nucleotide sequence is from Anabaena sphaerica FACHB-251.
GTTGAGTAGCCAGTCTCGCTCTTGGCAAAGCCAAATCAATTTGTTGAAACTGCGCTAATTGAGCGGCCTGCTGCGCCAAGCTCAATCCCTGCTGCTCCAACTTAGCTGCATCAATCTCCACTGTATGAGGTATTAGTGCCTGTGCGTGAACAGATGAGGGCATATTCCACAAACTACAGACAACTAGAAGAGAAATCACATGAAGGTGTTTTGGCACACTACCGCCTCTTAGCCACAAATCAAATCATCTTTCCGATAGCTTAGACGATTTCCACTGTAGACGACAGGTAAATTTTACAGTAGTTATTGCTGCAACATTTGAGTTGACATTACGATCAAGATCAATTAAATTAATAAGTGAATACACACTTATTTATGGCACGCACACCCAAAATCACCAATCAGCAAATTTTAGATGCAGCCTGTGAAATCTTTCTCCAACAAGGATTTGGTGCTTCAACCTTAGAAATTGCTCAAAAAGCAGGAATTTCTGAAGCGTCGATTTTCAAGCGATTCTCAACCAAAGAAGAACTTTTCTTTGCGTCAATGGGAATTCCTGAAAGACCCCCTTGGGTGCAAGAACTTGATTCTTTATCTGGAAAAGGAAATCTCAAACAAAACCTAATTCATCTGTGTCTGCAAACTTTAGAATTTCATCGTCAGGTGATGCCACGACTGATGATGTTGAAAGCACGTGGTAATCTGTTTCCAGAAACAGCAAGTGTAATTAAGTCAAAACCTATCCGCGAGGTTAAAGTATTCACCAACTTCCTAGCGCAAGAAATAGAACAAGGACGATTGCGCCCCTGCGATCCTCATACTATTGCTATGATATTGCTAGGATCGCTCATGAACTATGTTTTCTTGGAACAAATGCACCCCGCAGAAGTTCTAAAAATAGAGGAAGCAATATTTGTCGAGAACCTTGTAGATATTGTTTGGCAAGGAATTGCACCCATTCAAGATTAATTGCACAATTTAACTAAAACCTCTTTTTTGAAAAAATTAATAAGTGATTACTTACATTTTATTATATTGTTTAGGAAAATTACTTCTCCAGTTCGATTTTTTTTCAGCACAACTGGCAAAACAAAATCAATCAGATGATGGCTCATCCTATATTTAATTGCTAGGATAAAAGGACAAATAATAATCAGCAATGTATTGATTTTATTGATGATTTTTATAAACAGTATTCTTCATTCTTGAGTTCAATAAATTAACAACTCTCAATTCTAGTAAATACGGCCAAACAATATGACTGCTTACATAGAAATTCCGCTAATTGGCAAAAAAATTAAGTACCCATTTCGCTGGTTAATGGGGTTGATGGCATCTGGTATTTTGATAGTTGGGACAACCACAGCCTTAAAAATAGCGAATCTAGAAAACAGTAAACAAGACATTACTAAACTCACTGTTCCAGTAGCAGCAAAAAACGTCACTGTGCGGATTACCGCTAGTGGGAAAGTGCAACCAGTACAAAGCGTGAATATTAGTCCCAAAAATCCGGGAATTATCACCGATTTGGATATTGAACAGGGGGAAAAAGTCCAGAAAGGACAAATTATTGCTCGGATGGATAATTCCGAAATTAAGATGCGAATTCTCCAATTTCAAGCCAACTTAGAGCAAGCCAAAGCACAATTAGCAGAGAGTCAAGCGGGGAGTCGTCCCGAAGAAATTGCCCAAGGGAAAGCACGTGTAGCTCAAGCTGAGGCTCAGTTAGCTATCATTCGGGCGGGGAATCGTACTCAAGAAATTGATCAAGCACGGGCTGCTGTAGATTCAGCCAAAGCGCAAGTAGAATTAACCCAAGCCAGAGTTAGACGTTATCAGGGATTAGCAAAAGAAGGCGCTATTTCCCAAGATTCCCTAGAACAATATATC
It contains:
- a CDS encoding TetR/AcrR family transcriptional regulator, with the translated sequence MARTPKITNQQILDAACEIFLQQGFGASTLEIAQKAGISEASIFKRFSTKEELFFASMGIPERPPWVQELDSLSGKGNLKQNLIHLCLQTLEFHRQVMPRLMMLKARGNLFPETASVIKSKPIREVKVFTNFLAQEIEQGRLRPCDPHTIAMILLGSLMNYVFLEQMHPAEVLKIEEAIFVENLVDIVWQGIAPIQD